The Lathyrus oleraceus cultivar Zhongwan6 chromosome 5, CAAS_Psat_ZW6_1.0, whole genome shotgun sequence genome includes the window AGGTTTGGTAGTTTTAGAACTAGATGGtgttggatgttgtgacatcttgttgtttttgtggaaagGTTTCAGTTTCCCTAGCAGAGAAGTTTGAGGAAGATGTAGGAatttggaaatgtttgagtagaggttgcatgtgaaaaggtaatagatggAATTTCCAATACTAGGGGATGATTTACCATtaatcactacgccaaaaagtgcttttggcagcaccaaaaagaaagcgctttttaaaaaaagcgctgtaatagcttgaaaaaaaattcgcctatgtaaagaaagcgcttttaaggtaaaagcgctcttataggtctccacttatgaaagcgcttttaaggtaaaagcgctcttataggtctccacttatgaaagcgcttttaaggtaaaagcgctcttataggtctcagtctcacatctatgagtttcacacttatgaaagcgcttttaaggtaaaagcgctcttataggtctcatgggtttcacacttatgaaagcgcttttaaggtaaaagcgctcttataggtctcagtctcacatctatgagtttcacacttatgaaagcgcttttaaggtaaaagcgctcttataggtctcatgggtttcacacttatgaaagcgcttttaaggtaaaagcgctcttataggtctcatgggtttcagacttatgaaagcgcttttaaggtaaaagcgctcttataggtctcagtctcacatctatgaaAGCGCTTTCATGGTAAAAGCGCTCTCATAGGTCATGGTAAAAAATATGTACCAAAAATTACCAAATATtctataaaataaaaaaaataattttaaaatattaatatggtataataaaatattataattttattgatgatattcTATTATATGATAATATAAAACTAATTTAATTTAATCGACATTATCTTTAATCTCTAATTAAATTATCTTACATGAttaaatttattattataaaaaacAAATAGGAATACTTTTTACTCCTTGTTGAAGTTTTGAAACACAgctcaactttcatttccctaTCCGCTACCTCGTCGTTCACTTCAACATGGCGGTTTCACCTTACGCCGCCGTTTCAACCCCTCGTGTTTGTTCTCCACCTAGGTCAAAATCTCCCTCTTCTATCCCTTCCTGTAAATTATTCAATTCAATTTCAACTAATTCTCACCGTGTTTTCGCTTTTTCCATTGCAGTGTTTCCACTAAAATCTACTCTGGATTGAAACTCCAATCTTCACGTGCGCccatttctttctttttcttattCAATTTTCACCCCTTTCTTTCGTTTTTCGCTCACTATTTTCAATTGCAGGTTCTTTTGGAGCGTCTTCCGTTTCATCTAGCGTAAATGCTCAGTTTTTCGGTAAAGTTAACAAAGTTCTCAGTTTCCGGTAATTCTCAGATACCCTAAATCTGAAAACACTATTTTTACGCCAAAATACACTAGAAGGGTTTTTACAAAAGTTATATTTCATTGTATAAAAAGATTGATGCAAACGGTGTCAAATTTTTCATGTTTTCAGGTATGCTAACCAGAAGCCAGTTAGGGCACAATTTCTAATGATGCCCATTGGAACTCCTAGAGTACGCTATAAAACACCTGGTGAAGATTCTTGGCAATGGATTGATTTATGGAATGCCCTTGTAAGTTGTTATATCTGAATATATTTATCATTAGGCAATAGTCATAGACTATGAAACATGGACACCGAAAATACGTCACCAACACTACACTCAAGCCATGTTGACACAAGTAATAACTTGAAAAATCGGTTTCTGACATGGACACGGACACGGACACAAACACATTTTTTCAAAGATAATAGACTACCTATCTAAGTGATATTGGTTTACTTTGTCATACAGTCATGGATCTCATATAAACATCGAATTCTTTTTCATTAAGTTAATTTCTAAAAAGAACTTGTGCATTATTTGATGCAGTATCGAGAACGTGTTGTCTTCATTGCACAAGAGATAAATGAAGAATTTAGTAATCAAATATTGGCAACTTTGCTGTATCTTGACAGTATAGATAACACCAGGTTTCTCTATTTGTACATTAATGGTCCTGGTGGGGAGGTAAGTAATGATTCTAGTGTTAGGAGATCAATAATTACATCCTTTTGTTTCTTTCTTCATGTTCCTTTTGACTATCAGGTATTTAACTTGCTTAAAATTTCATCATTTGCAGCTTACACCATGCTTGGCTCTCTATGATACCATGCAGAGCTTGGAGACTCCTATAGCCACTCATTGTGTGGGCCAAGCTTATAATATGGCATCATTTCTTCTTGCAGCTGGACAAAAGGTGTTGTATTATCCTACTGTCTTTTAGAAGTTTAGCTTGTCATAGTACGGTGATTTATGGTTAGAGATTTTGCGTTCTTAATATAATTAAAGATTATCTTTGTTAAGGAGTTGTATAGTTAGAGATTTACTTTCTTAATATAATTAGAGATGACATGTTGAATGGACTTGGTACTTACCTACAGAAGTAATCTTTTTGTACTATACACAAATAAAAGTGCAGGTACTTTAATTTTCACaattttgcttataatagtgttgctacttgataagaaaagataactatacattcttatttatttttctatgtaGTGTCCTCTACAGCGCAACGGTATCGATTGCGGATACTTTGTAATGAGGTTTATGAGGGAAATCATTAATATGAATCAAATAGAGATTCCAATCACGGTATGGATTTATAACTTAGgatttgttttaatatttatcgaatatttcatattatttattacttttaactaaatcatgcatattatgttttgttatgtagtactttgatgaatacaagtgtgctcattacacgagactgcagttggaacaaatcaaggaggaattgtgtcaatattttattgagaaaagattaattagtatataatggtttcaaaataacatgaatactttgatgaagaatggtttctggttggcaagtgtatagttctttatatttttaacagattagttatgactccaaataggccgtataacatattagttttgacttgtgtatagttctttataattttagtgatatctttaatttcatggatagattaatgtgttcattcttgtgttggtttgctttaaaaaattacaaatgcttgaattatgactccaaatgtgttcagtgcctatctatccttgtgttggtttgcttgaattatgactccaaatgtgttcattcttgtgttggtttgcttgtgttggtttaaaaaattacaaatgcttgaattatgactccaaatgcttgaattagagaggcttgatttacaggtttatgggattattcccaaaaaatattacaggttgaaatggtaggcttaaactgaaggcagcgttttgttattttactagaggaaaagacagcgctttttagtaaaaagcgctgctaaaggttgtcaatagacaacctttaagagcgctttttactaaaaagcgctgctaaaggttgtcaatagagagcgctttttagtaaaaagcgctcttaaaggttgtctatataccacctttagcagcgctttttactaaaagcgctctctattgacaacctttagcagcgctttttagtaaacaaaaagcgctgctaaaacctatagcagcgccacctacggcagcgcttttaagcgcttttaaaggccaaaaaaagcgctctcataggtcttttttggcgtagtgaatgTGGCACTTCATTTTAAGTAGGCAGACAACAATTTTATTAacttttccactccaaattaattgctacaaattctcataaatacaaatccctaattcccctcttagaaattcaaattgatttgcatccaaggcctttgtaaagatatcagctaactgcatttcagtag containing:
- the LOC127088166 gene encoding ATP-dependent Clp protease proteolytic subunit-related protein 2, chloroplastic translates to MAVSPYAAVSTPRVCSPPSVSTKIYSGLKLQSSRSFGASSVSSSVNAQFFGKVNKVLSFRYANQKPVRAQFLMMPIGTPRVRYKTPGEDSWQWIDLWNALYRERVVFIAQEINEEFSNQILATLLYLDSIDNTRFLYLYINGPGGELTPCLALYDTMQSLETPIATHCVGQAYNMASFLLAAGQKVLYYPTVF